In Silene latifolia isolate original U9 population chromosome 3, ASM4854445v1, whole genome shotgun sequence, a single window of DNA contains:
- the LOC141649686 gene encoding uncharacterized protein LOC141649686, which yields MCESFNAVLKEVRDKPIITFMEWIRRYVMKRHYDKKVGVQGYEGRVMPFVTKYLKWVDNEARFCTLLPSISGEFEVQHRGVQKAVNLGNRTCSCRHWELSGLPCPHAIVCIRDQREEELDYVDEAYTKATYVKAFEHAIAAMPGYQDWEKVGQVSPLPPPFKKMPGRPKMKKRRREAGEESNGQQKE from the coding sequence ATGTGTGAGTCTTTCAATGCTGTTTTGAAAGAAGTAAGAGATAAGCCAATAATAACTTTCATGGAGTGGATAAGGAGGTATGTTATGAAGAGGCACTATGACAAGAAAGTTGGGGTTCAAGGGTATGAGGGAAGAGTCATGCCATTTGTGACTAAATATCTAAAGTGGGTTGACAATGAGGCAAGATTTTGTACCCTTCTTCCTTCTATCAGTGGTGAGTTTGAAGTTCAACATAGAGGGGTTCAAAAAGCTGTTAACTTGGGAAACAGAACATGTTCTTGCAGGCATTGGGAGCTCAGTGGACTCCCATGTCCACATGCCATAGTCTGCATTAGAGACCAAAGAGAAGAGGAGTTGGACTATGTGGATGAAGCTTACACAAAGGCCACATATGTGAAAGCTTTTGAGCATGCCATAGCAGCTATGCCAGGTTACCAGGATTGGGAAAAAGTTGGACAGGTATCCCCCCTCCCACCTCCTTTTAAGAAAATGCCTGGTAGGCCAaagatgaagaaaagaagaagagaggCAGGTGAAGAAAGCAATGGGCAACAAAAAGAATGA